GCCGCTCGACCAGTTGTATTCGCAGGTCGGTTGATCGGCGGTGACGAGCAGCTTCTCCGGACGGATCGCGTAGGTTACCGATTTGTCTTGCACCGAAGTGCTGATGCCGTGGCCGACATAGATTTGCCGATCAAGGTCTTTGCAAGTGATGGTCGCATGACCTTCGGCGTCGTCGATCACTTCGCCTTCGAAGATGTTGACGTTGCCGATGAATTCGCAGACCAGGCGGCTGGTCGGGGTTTCGTAGATGTCGATCGGGCTGCCGATCTGGGCGATCCAGCCCAGGTGCATGATCGCGATGCGCTCGGCCATGGTCATGGCCTCTTCCTGATCGTGGGTCACCATCACGCAGGTAACGCCGACGCGCTCGATGATCTCGACCAGCTCAAGCTGCATCTGGGAACGCAGTTTCTTGTCCAGCGCGCCCATCGGCTCATCGAGCAGCAGCAGCTTCGGCCGCTTGGCCAGCGAACGGGCCAAAGCGACGCGCTGGCGCTGACCGCCAGACAGTTGATGCGGCTTGCGCTTGGCGTACTGGGTCATCTGCACCAGCTTGAGCATTTCGGCGACGCGGGCATCGACTTCAGCGGCCGGAATCTTGTCTTGCTTGAGGCCGAAAGCGATGTTCTGCGCCACGGTCATGTGCGGGAACAAGGCGTACGACTGGAACATCATGTTGATCGGGCGTTCGTACGGCGGCATGTCGGTGATGTCGACGCCGTCGAGAAAAATGCGCCCCTCCGTGGGCCGTTCGAACCCTGCGAGCATGCGCAGCAGGGTGGATTTGCCCGATCCCGAACCGCCGAGCAGAGCGAAGATTTCACCCTTCTTGATTTCCAGGGACACATCGTCCACGGCAATCGTCTCGTCGAACTTCTTCGTGACCCGGTCGATTTTGACCAGCACCTGTTTCGGTGTCTGGTCGCCCTCGAGGGCTTTCTTGTAGGCGCCGGAGGCAACTGCCATTTACGAAACTCCCAGAAAAAAAGAGTGCAGTTCGCCCAATGCGGGCGAACCCAGGATAGTTGTGCCTTATTTGCCCGACTTGACCTTGGTCCAGCTGCGGGTCATCAAACGCTGAATATTGGGCGGCAACTCGGTCGACACGTAGGTCTTGTCGAGGACCGCTTGCGGTGGATAAACCGCTTCGTCAGTACGGATGGACTGCTCCATCAATTTGTCCGAACCCGGGTTGGGGTTGGCATAACCCACGTAATCACTGACCTGGGCAATCACCTCAGGTTTCAGCAAATAGTTGATGAAGGCGTGGGCTTCCTTGACGTTGGACGAATCCTTGGGAATCGCCAGCATGTCGAACCACAGCGCACCACCCTCTTTCGGGATCGAATAGGCGATGTTGACGCCCTTCTTGGCTTCCTCGGCACGGTTCTTCGCCTGGAAGATATCGCCGGAGAAACCGATGGCCACGCAGATGTCGCCATTGGCCAGATCGCCGATGTACTTCGAAGAGTGGAAGTAGGTCACGTAGGGACGCACGGCGAGCAGCTTGGCGGTGGCTTTTTCGTAGTCCTTGGTGTTGGTGCTGTTGGCGTTCAGGCCCAGGTAATTGAGCATCGTCGGCATCATTTCATCCGCCGAATCAAGGAACGCGACGCCGCAGCTATGCAGTTTCTTGATGTTTTCCGGCTCGAACAGCACGGCCCAGGAATCGATCTTGTCGATGCCGAGCACGGCTTTGACCTTGTCGACGTTGTAGCCGATGCCGTTGGTACCCCACAGATACGGCACGGCATAAAGGTTGCCGGGGTCGTTCTGTTGCAGGCGCTTGAGCAGCACCGGATCGAGGTTGGAATAATTTGGCAGCTGCGCCTTGTCGAGTTTTTGGAAGGCGCCAGCCTTGATCTGCTTGCCAAGGAAGTGGTTCGACGGCACGACTACGTCATAGCCGGTACGCCCGGCGAGCAATTTGCCCTCCAGGGTTTCGTTGGAATCGAAGACGTCGTAGACCGGTTTGATCCCCGTCTCTTTCTCAAAATCGGCCAGGGTCGATTCGCCGATGTAATCGGACCAGTTATAAATATGCACCGTGCCGGCGGCTTGAGCGCCGACCATGAACGTCAGGCCGGCAGCGGCCAGCAGGGCATTGCGCAAAGAAGAAAAAATAGGCAAGTGGAGGTCCTCTAAATTAGTTGGGCCCAAGTTGCCCCGCGCTGCATGACAGCCATGACTGCCCGGCAACAAAACCGGCGCGCAACTTACCCTCGAAAAACCGTTCCAGCAAAACTTTCTGTCATTTAATTAATCCGCTGGCCGCCGTCGCGAGGACGACGGCCAGCAGTTGTCGCAACAAACCGGCTTATTTGCCCGATTTGATCTTGGTCCAGCTGCGAGTGATCAGGCGCAGGGTCGCCGCGTCCAGATCGCTGATCGCATACAGTTGCTTCTTCACTTCAGCCGACGGGTAGATGCTCGGATCGCTGGTGATGTCCTTGTCGACCAGAGGCGTGGCGGCCTTGTTGCCGTTCGGGAAACGAACGGCATTGGTGATGCCGGCCATCACTTGCGGCTCGAGCAGGTAGTTCATGAATTTGTAAGCTGCTTCGACGTTTTCGGCATCCTTGGGAATGGCGACCATGTCGTAGAAAGTACCGGCGCCTTCTTTTGGAATGGTGTAGGCCAGTTTGACCTTGTCACCGGCTTCCTGAGCGCGGGTCTTGGATTGTTCCAGGTCACCCGAGTAGCCGACGGCGACGCAGATGTTGCCGTTGGCCAGATCGGAGATGTACTTGGAAGAATGGAAGTAGGCGACCGAAGGACGAATCTTCAGGAACAGGTCTTCGGCGGCTTTCAGGTCAGCCTTGTCCTTGCTGTTGGTCGGTTTGCCCAGATAGTGCAATGCCGCCGGAATCATTTCGGTCGGGGCATCGAGGAAGCTCACGCCGCAGCTTTTGAGTTTTTCGATGTTTTCAGGCTTGAACACCACATCCCACGAATCGATCTTGTCGATGCCCAGCGCAGCCTTGACCTTGGCCGGGTTGTAGCCGATGCCGATCGAACCCCACATGTACGGGAAGGCGTGTTTGTTGCCCTGGTCGCTGGCGTCGCCAACGGCCTTGAGCAGATCTTCGTCGAGGTTTTTCCAGTTCGGCAGCTTGGACTTGTCCAGCTCCTGGTAGACACCGGCCTTGATCTGCTTGGCGAGGAAATTGTTGGAAGGCACCACGATGTCGTAACCGGACTTGCCGGCCAGCAGCTTGGCTTCCAGGGTTTCGTTACTGTCGAAGACGTCGTAGACGACTTTGATCCCGGTGGCTTTCTCGAAGTTGGCCACGGTGTCCGGCGCGATATAGTCGGACCAGTTGTAGACGTGCAGTACTTTGTCGTCCGCGTGAACCGCACCCGCCATCATGCCCGCCACGGACAGCGCGAGAAGAGTCTTGCCAGCAAGCTTTTTACCTAATGCCTTCATGCGTCATGCTCCAAATTTTTCTTTTTTGAACCACTTTGTTCAGCGGCCGAACCCGGACAACTGGAACCGCGGCTAGTCTGGCAAGATCCGAGGCGGTCTTTCAAGAAAAGACCGGCCTTTATGACAGCTTTGAGCGAGTGCGCCGCAGCTCCCCCGCCCAAAGCCTAGCACCTAGGCCTGCAACACACTGAGCGTCAGGTCCAGACACTTGCGTGCTTTTGTAACCAGCTCATCGATCTCGGCTTTGCTGATGACCAGCGGCGGCGCGATGATCATGGTGTCGCCTACCGCACGCATGATCAGGCCGTTGTCGAAGCAGAACTGCCGGCAAATCATGCCGACGCCCTTGCCTTCGTAACGCTTGCGCGTGGCCTTGTCCTGCACCAGCTCGATCGCGCCCAACAGACCGACGCCGCGAACCTCACCCACCAACGGATGATCGTTCAGTTCCCGCAGACGTTTCTGCAAATACGGTGCCGTTTCGTTGTGGGCGTTCTCGATAATTTTTTCGTCGCGCAGAATGCGGATGTTTTCCAGACCCACCGCAGCAGCCACCGGGTGGCCGGAGTAGGTGAAGCCGTGGTTGAAATCGCCACCTTCGTTGAGCACTGCCACCACCGAGTCGCGGACGATCAGGCCACCCATCGGGATGTAGCCGGAGGTCAGGCCTTTGGCGATGGTCATCATGTCGGGCTTGAGGTCGTAGAAATCGCTACCGAACCACTCACCGGTACGGCCGAAACCACAGATCACTTCGTCGGCGACGAACAGAATGTCGTACTTGGCGAGGATTTCCTTGATGCGCGGCCAGTAGGTATCGGGCGGAATGATCACGCCACCGGCACCCTGGATCGGCTCGGCAATAAAGGCACCGACGTTGTCGACGCCGACTTCGAGAATTTTTTCTTCGAGCTGATTGGCCGCCCAGATGCCGAACTCGTCCGGGGTCATCTCGCCACCTTCGGCGAACCAGTACGGCTGGGCGATGTGGACGATGCCAGGAATCGGCAAGTCGCCCTGCTCATGCATATAAGTCATGCCACCGAGGCTCGCGCCGGCCACGGTCGAACCGTGATAACCGTTCTTGCGGCTGATGATGACTTTCTTGTTCGGCTGGCCCTTGATCGCCCAATAGTGGCGAACCATGCGCAGCATAGTGTCATTGCCTTCGGAGCCGGAACCGGTGAAGAACACGTGGTTCATGCCTTCCGGCGCCACGTCGGCAATCGACTTGGCCAGCTCCAGCGCTGGTGGGTGAGCGGTCTGGAAGAACAGGTTGTAATACGGCAGCTCGCGCATCTGTTTGGCGGCCGCGTCGGCCAGCTCATCGCGACCGTAACCGATGGCCACGCACCACAGACCGGCCATGCCGTCGAGGATCTTGTTGCCCTCGCTGTCCCACAGGTAAACGCCCTTGGCGTTGGTGATGATCCGCGGGCCTTTTTCTTTCAGCTGCTTGAAGTCGCTGAACGGCGCCAGATGGTGATCACTGCTGAGTGCTTGCCACTCGCGGGTTTGCGGGTTGTTGCTGGTCATGCCAATTCTCCTTGTTATCGGTGAAGGCGCGACGGCTGAGCGCCGCGCCCGGCGTATCAGACGGCGAAGAGCAGATACTCGCGCTCCCACGAACTGATCACGCGCTTGAAGTTTTCATGCTCGGCCCGCTTGACCGCGACGTAGCCCGTGATGAAAGTTTTGCCCAGGTATTTCTCGATGGTGGCGCTGTTTTCCATACGCTCCAGCGCATCTTCGATGGTCAGCGGCAGGCGCAGATTGCGGCGCTCGTAACCACGACCGACCACCGGCGCGCTCGGGTTGAGGCCCTCGACCATGCCGATGTAGCCGCAGAGCAGGCTCGCAGCAATCGCTAGATACGGGTTGGCGTCAGCGCCCGGCAGACGGTTTTCCACGCGACGGTTCTGCGGGCCGGCATCCGGCACACGCAGGCCGACAGTGCGGTTTTCTTCGCCCCATTCGACGTTCACCGGCGCCGAGGTATCCGGCAGGAAGCGGCGGAACGAATTGACGTTCGGTGCGAACAGCGGCAACAGCTCGGGGATCAGTTTCTGCAAACCACCGATGTGATGCAGGAACAACTGGCTCATGGTCCCGTCTTCATTGGAGAAAACGTTTTTGCCGGTCTCGATGTCGATAATGCTCTGGTGCAAGTGCATCGCACTGCCTGGCTCGCCGGTCATCGGTTTGGCCATGAAGGTTGCGGCCACGTCGTGCTTGAGTGCCGCTTCGCGCATGGTGCGTTTGAACACCAGAATCTGATCGGCCAGCGACAGCGCATCGCCGTGACGGAAGTTGATCTCCATCTGCGCCGTGCCGTCTTCGTGGATCAGCGTGTCGAGGTCCAGTTCCTGCAGTTCGCACCAGTCATAAACGTCTTCGAACAGCGGGTCGAATTCGTTGGCGGCTTCAATCGAGAACGACTGGCGACCGATCTCCGGACGGCCCGAGCGCCCGATTGGCGGCTGCAATGGATAGTCGGGATCGTCGCTGCGCTTGGTCAGGTAAAACTCCATTTCCGGCGCCACGATCGGCTGCCAGCCCTTGTCGGCATAGAGTTTGAGGACTTTCTTGAGAACGTTGCGCGGCGACAGCTCGATCGGGTTGCCTTGCTTGTCGTAGGTGTCGTGGATCACCTGTGCGGTCGGCTCGATGGCCCACGGCACCATGTACACGGCGTTCTGGTCGGGGCGGCAGATCATGTCGATGTCGGCCGGGTCGAGCAGTTCGTAATAGATGTCGTCTTCAACGTAGTCGCCGGTTACGGTCTGCAACAGCACACTCTCGGGCAGACGCATGCCTTTCTCGGCGATGAACTTGTTGGTCGGCGAAATCTTGCCCCGGGTGATCCCGGTCAAGTCGGCGATCATGCATTCGACTTCTGTGATCTTGTGGTCTTTCAACCAATCGGTGAGCTGGTCGAGGTTGGTGCTCATAAGTGCCTCTGGGCTGAGTCTCCTGACGCGGTGTCAGGCAAAATTTGACGCTTGCGCGTCGCGATAAAGGGCTTGCTTGTGCGCAGTGCGGGCTTACGCCGGGCACCGCGCATAGACAATGAAAGAGGAGCTTACCTGCCCTTTACGCTGGCGTTGCATTTCCTGTGCACAATGAGAGCGTGCAGAATCGTGAGCACGACCACGCAAGCGGCACGGGCTTTGAGGCTGAAAGAGATCTATATTGGAAGGGAACGCGATAAAGAGGTTGCTTCGCTGTACGTCCAGAATATCGGACGCAACCGTTTCGGTTGCCGCTGGCCAGAACGGCCGTCGCAGACTGCGCGCCATATTAGCTGCGCATTGGGCGGAATTGTCGCCACTGATGTGATGAGCATGCAGACCGGCCTGTTGCGAGCAGTCGGTGATGCCGATTAACGGCAGGCGAGACATGAAGCACCCCGGTATTATTGCTGTTATGGGTTTGATCGGAGCTTAGCCTTGTTCATTTTTTTACACAACACCCCCGTAAAAAATACAACACGGCCTGCTCAAGCCTGCGGGTGGCGAGCATCCAAAGGACTGAAAACCGCCCGAAAATGCCCCATAAATGCCCTCGAAGCGCTTTTTTAGGGCAAAAAAGCCCTTGCTTGACTTCGGCATGCCGTTCGGGTTGACTGAAACCAGAAAAGATCAATGATTGATATTTTTAACAACAAAGGTGTTGCATCATGTCGGTACCCCCGCGTGCCGTTCAGCTTAATGAAGCGAACGCGTTCCTTAAGGAACATCCTGAGGTTCTGTACGTTGACCTTCTGATTGCGGATATGAATGGTGTGGTGCGCGGCAAGCGCATCGAACGCACCAGCCTCCACAAGGTTTACGAGAAAGGCATCAACCTGCCGGCCTCTCTATTTGCTCTGGATATCAACGGTTCGACGGTGGAAAGCACCGGCCTGGGCCTGGACATCGGCGACGCCGATCGTATCTGCTATCCAATCCCCGATACCCTGTGCAACGAGCCATGGCAGAAGCGTCCAACCGCGCAACTGTTGATGACCATGCACGAACTCGAAGGCGATCCGTTCTTCGCCGATCCGCGCGAAGTGCTCCGTCAAGTTGTTGCAAAGTTTGACGAGCTTGGCTTGACCATCTGCGCGGCCTTCGAACTCGAGTTCTACCTGATCGATCAGGAAAACGTGAACGGCCGTCCACAGCCACCACGCTCGCCTATCTCGGGCAAGCGCCCGCATTCGACGCAGGTTTACCTGATTGACGACCTCGACGAATACGTCGATTGCCTCCAGGACATTCTCGAAGGCGCGAAAGAGCAAGGCATCCCGGCCGACGCCATCGTCAAGGAAAGTGCTCCGGCGCAGTTCGAAGTGAACCTGCACCATGTCGCCGACCCGATCAAGGCATGCGACTACGCGGTACTGCTCAAGCGTCTGATCAAGAACATCGCCTACGACCATGAAATGGACACCACTTTCATGGCCAAGCCGTATCCGGGCCAGGCAGGTAATGGTCTGCACGTACACATTTCGATTCTGGATAAAGAGGGCAAAAACATTTTTGCCAGCGAGGATCCCGAGCAGAACGCCGCGCTGCGTCACGCGATCGGCGGTGTGCTCGAGACCCTGCCCGCGCAGATGGCTTTCCTCTGCCCGAACGTCAACTCGTACCGTCGTTTCGGCGCACAGTTCTATGTGCCGAACTCGCCGTGCTGGGGCCTGGACAACCGCACCGTGGCGATTCGCGTACCGACCGGCTCGTCCGATGCCGTGCGTATCGAACACCGCGTGGCCGGCGCCGATGCCAACCCGTACCTGCTGATGGCTTCGGTGCTTGCCGGCGTGCATCACGGTCTGGTCAACAAGATCGAGCCGGGCGCGCCTGTCGAAGGCAACAGCTACGAGCAGAATGAACAGAGCCTGCCGAACAACTTGCGCGATGCCCTGCGTGAGCTGGACGACAGCGAGGTGATGGCCAAGTACATCGATCCGAAGTACATCGATATCTTCGTCGCCTGCAAGGAAAGCGAGCTGGAGGAGTTCGAACACTCGATCTCCGACCTTGAGTACAACTGGTATCTGCATACCGTTTAAGCGGTTGTAGCGCCAAAAAGAACGCCGTCGGCTATTACAGTCAACGGCGTTTTTTTATGGCCGCCTGCGGCGGTTCGCGAGCAGGCTCGCTCCCACAGGGGGCTGTGTGTGTGCAAATACTCAAGTTCACTGGAGATCAAATGTGGGAGCGAGCCTGCTCGCGATGGCGGCCGACAAGACAACACCGAACCCGACTCGTACAATGCCGGCTGCCCCGCAGGAGACTTCCATGACGCGTCCCGCCCCCGTCCGCAAACCCCGTGCCCGCAGTCAGGCGCGGATCGATTCGATACTCGACGCCGCGCGCACGCTGCTGGCCGCCGAGGGCGTGGCGAGTCTGTCGATTTACAGCGTCGCCGAGCGCGCCCAGATTCCGCCCTCCTCCGTGTATCACTTTTTCGCCAGCGTGCCGGCGCTGCTCGAAGCGTTGACGGCGGACGTGCACGCGGCGTTTCGCGCCTGTCTGCAAGCGCCGATTGATCACCAGGCTCTGCGTGACTGGCGCGATCTGTCGCGACTGGTCGAGCAGCGCATGCTCGAAATCTACGACGAAGACGCGGCCGCGCGGCAATTGATTCTGGCGCAACATGGTTTGACCGAAGTGACCCAGGCTGACCGTCAGCACGATCTGGAACTGGGCGACTTGATGCATAAGTTGTTCGACCAGCACTTCGAGTTGCCGAGGCTGCCGGACGATGTCGATGTGTTTGCCTTGGCGATGGAGCTGGGCGACCGGGTTTATGCACGCTCTGTGCAGCAGCACGGGCAGATCACCCCGCGCATGGCGGAGGAAGGGATGCGCGTTTTTGATGCCTACATTGGCCTGTATCTGCCGCCGTATCTGCCCAAAAGAAATCTTTAGCGCATGCGCCGGCCCTTTCGCGAGCAGGCTCGCTCCCACATTTGAAATGCGTTCCCCTGTGGGAGCGAGCCTGCTCGCGAAAGCCGCGCCGCCGAATCCTCGCGAGGCACAAAAAACCCCGAAGGGCTCACACCGTTCGGGGTTGTTTTTTGTTCACCGGCTTACAACTTGGCGATCGACACCTCGGTGGATTTCACGAAGGCGATCACCTCACTGCCGACCACCAGCTCCAGTTCTTTCACAGAACGGGTGGTAATCACCGAAGTGACGATACCCGAAGCGGTCTGCACGTCGATTTCCGACAGCACGTCGCCGAGGACGATTTCCTTGATCGAGCCTTTGAACTGGTTGCGCACGTTGATGGCTTTGATAGTCATAGCATTTCTCCTAGGATCGAAATGAGCGGCAAGCGGCAAGCTATAAGCTGCAAGTAAAAGCACCAGGCTTGTTCTTGCGGCTTGTAGCTTGAAGCTTGCAGCTGCTTCACTGCGCCCAACGCAGTTGCGTAGGCAGGGGTGACACGGGTTCCGGCTCCGGCGGTTCGCCGGGCAGGGAAAGAACACGGTTGAGCACTTCGGTTTCCAGCGCTGCCAGTCGATGCGAGCCGCGCGCCCGTGGGCGTGGCAGTTCGACATGCAGATCGAGGCCAACTTCGCCGTCCTCGATCAGAATGACCCGGTCGGCAATCGCCACCGCTTCGCTGACGTCATGAGTCACCAGCAGCACGGTGAAGCCATGTTGCTGCCAGAGCCGTTCGATCAGTTGCTGCATCTCGATGCGGGTCAGCGCGTCCAGCGCACCCAGCGGCTCGTCGAGCAGCAGCAGACGCGGCTTATGAATCAACGCCCGCGCCAGTGCGACTCGCTGCTTCTGGCCACCGGACAACGCCGCCGGCCATTCATTGGCGCGATCCGCCAAACCCACCGCTTCCAGCGCGTCGAGTGCTTGCGGGCGCCAGTTGCCTTTAAGGCCGAGGCCGACGTTGTCGATAATCTTCTTCCAAGGCAGCAGGCGCGCTTCCTGAAACATCAATCGGGTGTCCTCGCGCGCATCGCTGAGCGGCGCCGCACCTGCGAGCAAGTCGCCCCCGGTCGGCTGATCGAGCCCGGCAAGCAAGCGCAACAACGTGCTCTTGCCGCAGCCACTACGTCCGACCACCGCGACGAACTGCCCCGCCGGAATATGCAGGTCGATGTCGCGCAGCACCTGACGCGCGCCGAAGGTTTTCTGCAGGTTGCGCACTGCCAGCGGAATCCCGCGCAGCAGGCGTGGAGGTTGTTGAGCGGTCATGCCGCACCTCCTCTGGCAACCTGATACGCCGGGTGCCAACGCAGCCACACACGCTCAAGTCCACGGGCGGCGAGGTCGGCGAGTTTACCCAGCACCGCGTAAAGCAGGATCGCCAGCACCACCACATCGGTTTGCAAAAACTCGCGGGCGTTCATTGCCAGATAGCCGATGCCGGAGCTGGCCGAGATCGTTTCAGCGACGATCAGTGTCAGCCACATAAAGCCCAGGGCGAAGCGCACCCCAACCAGAATCGACGGCAGCGCACCCGGCAGAATCACCTGCCAGAACAGGCTGAAACCGCTCAAGCCATAACTGCGCGCCATCTCCACCAGCGCTGGGTCGACGTTGCGGATGCCGTGATAAGTGTTGAGGTAGATCGGGAACAACGTGCCCAACGCCACCAGAAAAATCTTCGCCGACTCGTCGATGCCGAACCACAGGATTACCAGCGGAATCAGCGCCAGATGCGGCACGTTGCGGATCATCTGCACCGAGCTGTCGAGCAAGCGCTCGCCCCATTTCGACAGCCCGGTAATAAAACCCAAGACCAGGCCAATGCTGCCGCCGATGGTAAAACCGAGTGCCGCGCGCCAGCCGCTGATCGCCAGGTGCGTCCAGATCTCGCCGCTGCGTACCAGACTGACGCCGGCTTCGATCACCGCCACCGGCGCCGGCAGAATCCGCGTCGACAGCCAACCCGCCGACACCGACAACTGCCACACCGCCAGCAGCAAAACCGGCAACGCCCAAGGCGCGAGGCTGTGGATAAATTTCTTCATGGCCGCGCCTCAGCTCTGCGACGCGGCTTTGGGCAGAATGTCGTTAGCGACCATCTCGCCGAACGGGCTGACGTAACCGGCGCTTTTCGGCAATTCCGGACGCTCGATATCGAGGTGCGGGAACAGCAACTCCGCCACGCGATACGATTCTTCGAGGTGTGGATAACCGGAGAAGATGAACGTGTCGATGCCCAGATCGGCGTATTCCTTGACCCGTGCCGCCACGGTCGGGCCATCGCCGACCAGCGCCGTACCGGCACCGCCGCGCACCAGACCAACGCCGGCCCAGAGGTTCGGGCTGACTTCCAGATTGTCCCGGCTACCGCCATGCAGTGCGGCCATGCGTTGCTGGCCGACCGAATCGAAACGCGCCAGCGAAGCCTGGGCTCGAGCGATGGTGTCGTCGTCCAGATGCGAGATCAGTCGATCTGCCGCTTGCCACGCTTCAGCGTTGGTTTC
This window of the Pseudomonas fluorescens genome carries:
- a CDS encoding ABC transporter ATP-binding protein, encoding MAVASGAYKKALEGDQTPKQVLVKIDRVTKKFDETIAVDDVSLEIKKGEIFALLGGSGSGKSTLLRMLAGFERPTEGRIFLDGVDITDMPPYERPINMMFQSYALFPHMTVAQNIAFGLKQDKIPAAEVDARVAEMLKLVQMTQYAKRKPHQLSGGQRQRVALARSLAKRPKLLLLDEPMGALDKKLRSQMQLELVEIIERVGVTCVMVTHDQEEAMTMAERIAIMHLGWIAQIGSPIDIYETPTSRLVCEFIGNVNIFEGEVIDDAEGHATITCKDLDRQIYVGHGISTSVQDKSVTYAIRPEKLLVTADQPTCEYNWSSGKVHDIAYLGGHSVFYVELPSGKLVQSFVANAERRGARPTWGDQVYVWWEDDSGVVLRS
- a CDS encoding polyamine ABC transporter substrate-binding protein, which encodes MPIFSSLRNALLAAAGLTFMVGAQAAGTVHIYNWSDYIGESTLADFEKETGIKPVYDVFDSNETLEGKLLAGRTGYDVVVPSNHFLGKQIKAGAFQKLDKAQLPNYSNLDPVLLKRLQQNDPGNLYAVPYLWGTNGIGYNVDKVKAVLGIDKIDSWAVLFEPENIKKLHSCGVAFLDSADEMMPTMLNYLGLNANSTNTKDYEKATAKLLAVRPYVTYFHSSKYIGDLANGDICVAIGFSGDIFQAKNRAEEAKKGVNIAYSIPKEGGALWFDMLAIPKDSSNVKEAHAFINYLLKPEVIAQVSDYVGYANPNPGSDKLMEQSIRTDEAVYPPQAVLDKTYVSTELPPNIQRLMTRSWTKVKSGK
- a CDS encoding polyamine ABC transporter substrate-binding protein gives rise to the protein MKALGKKLAGKTLLALSVAGMMAGAVHADDKVLHVYNWSDYIAPDTVANFEKATGIKVVYDVFDSNETLEAKLLAGKSGYDIVVPSNNFLAKQIKAGVYQELDKSKLPNWKNLDEDLLKAVGDASDQGNKHAFPYMWGSIGIGYNPAKVKAALGIDKIDSWDVVFKPENIEKLKSCGVSFLDAPTEMIPAALHYLGKPTNSKDKADLKAAEDLFLKIRPSVAYFHSSKYISDLANGNICVAVGYSGDLEQSKTRAQEAGDKVKLAYTIPKEGAGTFYDMVAIPKDAENVEAAYKFMNYLLEPQVMAGITNAVRFPNGNKAATPLVDKDITSDPSIYPSAEVKKQLYAISDLDAATLRLITRSWTKIKSGK
- a CDS encoding aspartate aminotransferase family protein; translated protein: MTSNNPQTREWQALSSDHHLAPFSDFKQLKEKGPRIITNAKGVYLWDSEGNKILDGMAGLWCVAIGYGRDELADAAAKQMRELPYYNLFFQTAHPPALELAKSIADVAPEGMNHVFFTGSGSEGNDTMLRMVRHYWAIKGQPNKKVIISRKNGYHGSTVAGASLGGMTYMHEQGDLPIPGIVHIAQPYWFAEGGEMTPDEFGIWAANQLEEKILEVGVDNVGAFIAEPIQGAGGVIIPPDTYWPRIKEILAKYDILFVADEVICGFGRTGEWFGSDFYDLKPDMMTIAKGLTSGYIPMGGLIVRDSVVAVLNEGGDFNHGFTYSGHPVAAAVGLENIRILRDEKIIENAHNETAPYLQKRLRELNDHPLVGEVRGVGLLGAIELVQDKATRKRYEGKGVGMICRQFCFDNGLIMRAVGDTMIIAPPLVISKAEIDELVTKARKCLDLTLSVLQA
- a CDS encoding glutamine synthetase family protein translates to MSTNLDQLTDWLKDHKITEVECMIADLTGITRGKISPTNKFIAEKGMRLPESVLLQTVTGDYVEDDIYYELLDPADIDMICRPDQNAVYMVPWAIEPTAQVIHDTYDKQGNPIELSPRNVLKKVLKLYADKGWQPIVAPEMEFYLTKRSDDPDYPLQPPIGRSGRPEIGRQSFSIEAANEFDPLFEDVYDWCELQELDLDTLIHEDGTAQMEINFRHGDALSLADQILVFKRTMREAALKHDVAATFMAKPMTGEPGSAMHLHQSIIDIETGKNVFSNEDGTMSQLFLHHIGGLQKLIPELLPLFAPNVNSFRRFLPDTSAPVNVEWGEENRTVGLRVPDAGPQNRRVENRLPGADANPYLAIAASLLCGYIGMVEGLNPSAPVVGRGYERRNLRLPLTIEDALERMENSATIEKYLGKTFITGYVAVKRAEHENFKRVISSWEREYLLFAV
- a CDS encoding glutamine synthetase family protein, which translates into the protein MSVPPRAVQLNEANAFLKEHPEVLYVDLLIADMNGVVRGKRIERTSLHKVYEKGINLPASLFALDINGSTVESTGLGLDIGDADRICYPIPDTLCNEPWQKRPTAQLLMTMHELEGDPFFADPREVLRQVVAKFDELGLTICAAFELEFYLIDQENVNGRPQPPRSPISGKRPHSTQVYLIDDLDEYVDCLQDILEGAKEQGIPADAIVKESAPAQFEVNLHHVADPIKACDYAVLLKRLIKNIAYDHEMDTTFMAKPYPGQAGNGLHVHISILDKEGKNIFASEDPEQNAALRHAIGGVLETLPAQMAFLCPNVNSYRRFGAQFYVPNSPCWGLDNRTVAIRVPTGSSDAVRIEHRVAGADANPYLLMASVLAGVHHGLVNKIEPGAPVEGNSYEQNEQSLPNNLRDALRELDDSEVMAKYIDPKYIDIFVACKESELEEFEHSISDLEYNWYLHTV
- a CDS encoding TetR/AcrR family transcriptional regulator, with product MTRPAPVRKPRARSQARIDSILDAARTLLAAEGVASLSIYSVAERAQIPPSSVYHFFASVPALLEALTADVHAAFRACLQAPIDHQALRDWRDLSRLVEQRMLEIYDEDAAARQLILAQHGLTEVTQADRQHDLELGDLMHKLFDQHFELPRLPDDVDVFALAMELGDRVYARSVQQHGQITPRMAEEGMRVFDAYIGLYLPPYLPKRNL
- a CDS encoding TOBE domain-containing protein is translated as MTIKAINVRNQFKGSIKEIVLGDVLSEIDVQTASGIVTSVITTRSVKELELVVGSEVIAFVKSTEVSIAKL
- the ssuB gene encoding aliphatic sulfonates ABC transporter ATP-binding protein; translated protein: MTAQQPPRLLRGIPLAVRNLQKTFGARQVLRDIDLHIPAGQFVAVVGRSGCGKSTLLRLLAGLDQPTGGDLLAGAAPLSDAREDTRLMFQEARLLPWKKIIDNVGLGLKGNWRPQALDALEAVGLADRANEWPAALSGGQKQRVALARALIHKPRLLLLDEPLGALDALTRIEMQQLIERLWQQHGFTVLLVTHDVSEAVAIADRVILIEDGEVGLDLHVELPRPRARGSHRLAALETEVLNRVLSLPGEPPEPEPVSPLPTQLRWAQ
- the ssuC gene encoding aliphatic sulfonate ABC transporter permease SsuC, coding for MKKFIHSLAPWALPVLLLAVWQLSVSAGWLSTRILPAPVAVIEAGVSLVRSGEIWTHLAISGWRAALGFTIGGSIGLVLGFITGLSKWGERLLDSSVQMIRNVPHLALIPLVILWFGIDESAKIFLVALGTLFPIYLNTYHGIRNVDPALVEMARSYGLSGFSLFWQVILPGALPSILVGVRFALGFMWLTLIVAETISASSGIGYLAMNAREFLQTDVVVLAILLYAVLGKLADLAARGLERVWLRWHPAYQVARGGAA